A region from the Triticum aestivum cultivar Chinese Spring chromosome 3D, IWGSC CS RefSeq v2.1, whole genome shotgun sequence genome encodes:
- the LOC123074397 gene encoding zinc finger protein NUTCRACKER — protein sequence MASDAMASPFAPLTNQPQQQQPSHEHPAAPPPKKKRNLPGTPDPDAEVIALSPRTLMATNRFVCEICGKGFQRDQNLQLHRRGHNLPWKLRQRSGKEPRKRVYVCPEKSCVHHNPSRALGDLTGIKKHFCRKHGEKKWKCDKCAKRYAVQSDWKAHSKTCGTREYRCDCGTLFSRRDSFITHRAFCDALAEETARLTAATSGAAAASAPSMCGGGQGYLFARPNSMMLQPPLAAHLKPAAGGQMLGHAAGAVGDPLCDGAAARHGGLSLWGSDNTLPSSMGHHIGGLLSSGGGGTGPPMPMQMYADLFAPSSGAPPQFDMAQLSWLYGNNGGNGKLSSSNASELTTNSSREADSVPSVFSGQQHAKPAAAPTDMSATALLQRAAQIGSVRSSNTSMPLAGAFEQAPNSAGRIDERSKFDDRALFCASQHQHNANVPSAMSELTTATGNVPYDVFSAAHHAGLKDAVGREETRDFLGVGMQALCSSSIHGWI from the exons ATGGCGAGTGATGCCATGGCCAGCCCTTTCGCTCCTCTCACCAaccagccgcagcagcagcagccgtcCCATGAACACCCTGCCGCTCCTCCCCCGAAGAAGAAGCGCAATCTCCCCGGTACACCAG ACCCTGACGCGGAGGTGATCGCGCTGTCGCCACGGACGCTGATGGCGACGAACCGGTTCGTGTGCGAGATCTGCGGCAAGGGATTCCAGCGCGACCAGAACCTGCAGCTGCACCGGCGTGGCCACAACCTCCCCTGGAAGCTGCGGCAGCGGAGCGGCAAGGAGCCGAGGAAGCGCGTCTACGTCTGCCCCGAGAAGAGCTGCGTCCACCACAACCCGTCCCGCGCGCTGGGCGACCTTACCGGGATCAAGAAGCACTTCTGCCGCAAGCACGGCGAGAAGAAGTGGAAGTGCGACAAGTGCGCCAAGCGCTACGCCGTGCAGTCCGACTGGAAGGCCCACTCCAAGACCTGCGGCACGCGCGAGTACCGCTGCGACTGCGGCACCCTCTTCTCCAGGCGGGACAGCTTCATCACGCACCGCGCCTTCTGCGACGCGCTCGCCGAGGAGACCGCCAGGCTCACGGCCGCCACTTCGGGCGCCGCGGCGGCGTCCGCGCCTTCCATGTGCGGCGGCGGGCAGGGATACCTCTTCGCCAGGCCGAACAGCATGATGCTCCAGCCGCCGCTCGCCGCGCACCTAAAGCCTGCTGCGGGAGGGCAGATGCTCGGCCACGCGGCGGGTGCAGTCGGGGACCCGCTCTGCGACGGCGCCGCTGCGAGGCACGGCGGGCTCTCGCTGTGGGGCAGCGACAACACGCTGCCGTCCTCCATGGGCCACCACATTGGCGGTCTCCTGTCGTCCGGTGGTGGTGGTACTGGCCCGCCAATGCCAATGCAGATGTACGCGGATCTCTTCGCGCCGAGCTCCGGTGCGCCGCCTCAGTTCGACATGGCGCAGCTGAGCTGGCTGTACGGGAACAACGGCGGCAACGGGAAGCTCTCGTCATCTAACGCCAGTGAGCTGACGACTAACTCCTCCAGAGAGGCGGACAGTGTGCCGTCCGTGTTCAGCGGCCAGCAGCACGCAAAGCCGGCCGCAGCTCCCACCGACATGTCGGCGACGGCGCTGCTGCAGAGAGCCGCGCAGATCGGTTCCGTCAGGTCCTCCAACACCTCGATGCCGCTCGCGGGGGCCTTCGAGCAGGCGCCCAACTCCGCCGGGCGGATCGACGAGCGCAGCAAGTTCGACGACAGAGCTCTTTTCTGCGCGAGCCAGCACCAGCACAATGCTAACGTCCCCAGTGCAATGAGCGAGCTCACGACGGCCACAGGGAACGTGCCGTACGACGTGTTCTCGGCCGCGCACCACGCCGGCCTCAAGGACGCCGTCGGGAGGGAGGAGACCAGGGACTTCTTGGGCGTCGGCATGCAAGCACTCTGCTCATCATCGATACATGGGTGGATTTAG